A single window of Nyctibius grandis isolate bNycGra1 chromosome Z, bNycGra1.pri, whole genome shotgun sequence DNA harbors:
- the LOC137676494 gene encoding LOW QUALITY PROTEIN: tripartite motif-containing protein 14-like (The sequence of the model RefSeq protein was modified relative to this genomic sequence to represent the inferred CDS: inserted 1 base in 1 codon; deleted 2 bases in 1 codon): protein MAQEEPRASAPGARVCGGHAGRPLELFCEDCGCCVCALCPALGPHHGHRARLLSHAVRHKQELMALCLKDLEERKEQEAGNRRSIEQAANDLKIKRGLHMSKKQLSHKVTELQLLLQEEESLAKNLIDEKTQQALEEHDQQLESCREKLAVLETFKSSRIRRIQHHSDPVRLLEKYTEIEKEMQEPRCLLEQCHPIPLSFEHVLNHYNXFVPALQSILQKPLEAWLKEDVFSSLNATAKKEPGTVLKTMCPVDRLLFLKHARSPTWEYDSLYPRLKLSDDHLVVSCNWRMIFYPCGPQRFDKLWQVLSRDAFLPGSHYWEVDLLHAGAGWWIGAAYPSIGRKGDSETCQLGWNRASWCLKKFDFEYWAFHKGERIPILIDDDPEHTGIFLDYEAGILSFYNVTDGMAHLHTFCCKFTEPVYPALRLWEGSIGICKLT, encoded by the exons ATGGCGCAGGAGGAGCCGCGGGCCTCGGCCCCCGGGGCGCGGGTGTGCGGCGGCCACGCGGGGCGACCGCTGGAGCTGTTCTGCGAGGACTGCGGGTGCTGCGTCTGCGCCCTCTGCCCGGCCCTGGGTCCGCACCACGGGCACCGCGCCCGGCTCCTGTCCCACGCCGTCCGCCACAAGCAG GAACTCATGGCATTGTGTTTGAAGGAtctagaagagagaaaagagcaagaagctGGTAACAGAAGGAGCATAGAGCAGGCTGCTAATGATCTGAAGATAAAGCGTGGTTT GCACATGAGCAAAAAGCAGCTGTCACATAAAGTGACTGAGCTCCAGTTACTACTTCAGGAAGAGGAGAGTTTGGCAAAAAACTTAATTGATGAAAAGACTCAGCAAGCCCTGGAAGAACATGATCAGCAGTTGGAGTCCTGTCGAGAAAAGCTTGCAGTCCTGGAGACCTTC AAGTCAAGTCGAATCAGACGAATACAACACCACAGTGATCCTGTTCGGTTGCTGGAG AAGTACACAGAAATTGAGAAGGAAATGCAGGAGCCCAGGTGCCTGTTAGAGCAGTGCCATCCGATACCTCTCTCATTTGAGCACGTACTTAACCATTATA ACTTCGTGCCAGCTCTTCAGTCCATTCTACAGAAACCACTAGAAGCCTGGCTTAAAGAAG ATGTTTTCAGTAGCCTTAATGCCACTGCAAAGAAGGAGCCTGGAACAGTGTTGAAAACCATGTGTCCTGTTGATCGGTTGCTTTTCTTAAAAC ATGCAAGATCACCAACCTGGGAATACGACAGCCTTTACCCAAGGCTGAAATTGTCTGATGACCATCTTGTAGTAAGCTGTAATTGGAGGATGATTTTTTACCCTTGTGGTCCCCAGAGATTTGATAAATTATGGCAAGTGCTAAGCAGAGATGCGTTCCTTCCTGGGAGCCATTACTGGGAAGTTGACCTGCttcatgctggagcaggatggTGGATTGGCGCAGCCTACCCTTCCATTGGCAGGAAAGGAGACTCTGAAACCTGTCAGCTGGGCTGGAATAGAGCATCTTGGTGCCTTAAGAAGTTTGATTTTGAGTACTGGGCCTTTCACAAGGGGGAGAGAATCCCCATCCTGATAGACGATGATCCTGAGCATACTGGCATTTTTCTGGATTATGAAGCAGGAATCCTTTCATTCTACAATGTTACCGATGGCATGGCTCATTTACACACCTTCTGCTGCAAGTTCACAGAACCAGTTTACCCAGCCTTGAGGCTCTGGGAAGGGTCCATTGGAATATGCAAACTAACATAA